A region of Flavobacterium indicum GPTSA100-9 = DSM 17447 DNA encodes the following proteins:
- a CDS encoding DUF3987 domain-containing protein, giving the protein MRDQNSNQIAENADVASLADIHKFIPESVYQNLPEPLNQIVLEFESRERDIVFLSTLGVLSSCLPKVYCVYDRKKYYPNLNLFIIAPPASGKGAMNWAKLLVNPIHDKIMMDSKARIEQFRNSTSTIGIEKPEFQIKFLPGNVSSARVYNHLKNAHDSLLVFESEADSLSNMLKQDWGDFSDVMRKAFHHETISISRATDDIYFEIKNPKLSMVLSGTPNQIKPLIASKENGLFSRFMFYYFDDVSRWKDVSPNANYIDLEDVFENHSKVVYKLYGKLYFKENPIHVKFTNTQWQRFQNTMSLATDTFIGNEKGEFLSVVKRFGIIAIRIAMILTVLRKNDLIDSQTSELECSDEDITKAIDITKVMIEHSLFVFDLFSKDSVFIPMKERILLNQLPTNFSRAVGLRLALNSNIAERTFADVLKRWEKKGIIAKQGHGEYKKLKIN; this is encoded by the coding sequence ATGAGAGATCAAAATAGTAATCAAATTGCAGAAAATGCAGATGTGGCAAGTTTGGCAGATATTCATAAGTTCATTCCTGAATCTGTTTATCAAAATTTACCTGAACCACTAAATCAAATAGTATTAGAATTTGAATCAAGAGAGAGGGACATTGTGTTCCTCTCTACCCTTGGGGTATTAAGTTCATGTTTACCTAAAGTATATTGTGTTTATGATAGAAAAAAGTACTACCCTAACCTAAACTTATTTATAATTGCTCCACCAGCATCTGGGAAAGGAGCAATGAATTGGGCAAAACTTTTAGTTAATCCTATTCATGATAAAATAATGATGGATAGTAAGGCTAGAATTGAGCAATTTAGGAATTCAACATCTACCATTGGTATTGAGAAACCTGAATTTCAAATTAAATTTTTACCAGGTAATGTTAGCTCTGCAAGAGTTTATAATCATTTAAAGAACGCACATGATAGTTTGTTGGTCTTTGAAAGTGAAGCTGATTCTTTATCAAATATGCTAAAGCAAGATTGGGGTGATTTTTCTGATGTAATGAGAAAAGCTTTTCATCATGAAACTATATCAATTAGTAGAGCTACAGATGATATTTATTTTGAAATTAAAAATCCAAAATTATCAATGGTCTTATCAGGAACACCAAATCAAATTAAACCACTTATAGCATCAAAAGAAAATGGACTGTTTAGTAGGTTTATGTTTTATTATTTTGATGATGTTTCTAGGTGGAAAGATGTTTCTCCAAATGCAAACTATATAGATTTAGAAGATGTATTTGAAAACCATTCAAAAGTAGTTTATAAACTATATGGAAAACTTTATTTTAAAGAGAATCCTATTCACGTAAAATTTACAAATACTCAATGGCAAAGATTTCAAAATACGATGAGTTTAGCAACTGACACCTTTATTGGTAATGAAAAAGGAGAGTTCTTGTCCGTTGTTAAAAGATTTGGAATTATAGCTATAAGAATTGCAATGATATTAACCGTTCTTAGAAAGAATGATTTAATAGATAGTCAAACTAGTGAGTTGGAGTGTTCAGATGAGGATATTACCAAAGCAATAGATATAACAAAAGTAATGATTGAGCACTCGTTATTTGTTTTTGATTTGTTTAGTAAGGATTCTGTTTTTATCCCTATGAAAGAAAGAATATTATTGAATCAACTTCCTACTAATTTTTCAAGAGCTGTTGGATTGAGATTAGCTTTAAACTCAAATATTGCTGAAAGAACTTTTGCTGATGTATTGAAAAGATGGGAGAAGAAAGGAATTATAGCTAAGCAGGGACATGGAGAGTATAAAAAACTAAAAATTAATTAA
- a CDS encoding helix-turn-helix domain-containing protein, with protein sequence MKNFNFATEVGDIEEPTQNLGWLAKEVLSFKEALALLDVSASMLYKLTHQRAISFYKPNGKLIYFKREDLMNWMLSNKQPSNEEIKNEVINNLKN encoded by the coding sequence ATGAAAAATTTCAATTTCGCAACAGAGGTGGGAGACATTGAAGAACCCACTCAGAATTTGGGTTGGCTTGCCAAAGAAGTTTTAAGCTTCAAGGAAGCATTAGCTCTGCTGGATGTATCTGCCAGTATGCTGTACAAGTTAACTCACCAACGAGCTATTAGTTTCTACAAACCCAACGGGAAACTAATTTATTTTAAAAGGGAAGATTTAATGAATTGGATGCTCAGCAATAAACAACCATCCAATGAAGAAATCAAAAATGAAGTAATTAATAATTTAAAAAATTAA
- a CDS encoding site-2 protease family protein, which yields MIQFAQIIFILSVLVILHEFGHYITAKMFKMRVEKFYLFMDAGFALVKKKIGETEWGIGWLPLGGYVKISGMIDESMDTEQMQSEPQPWEFRSKPAWQRLIVMLGGIIVNILLAWLIYTVMYASVGQKYISSEILQQNGLAFGEVGEKVGFKNGDKIISVDGKLQPKFNWLIVDVLLSNEVVVERDGKQVKLHLTDEQIGEILGSEGKNFVKPRFEISEGITIDSISSKSTFKVGDQIKGIKEQKFIYFDQIKDYLKANKNKSVDFVITRNAKDTVISVPVNKEGSIGIGETVFPNMRTRLLDVYVQEVESGSNAEKAGLQNKDGIVGVQGQKIKTLNEFTDYLKLNKNKDIILQVVRDGVAMDVVTKVNEKGKLGIMFNALDKKQYQVINHLSISEAIPAAINESWQMLVYNVKQFKLILKPKTGAYKQIKSPIGIARQLPETWDWEFVWNFTALFSIGLAFMNLLPIPGLDGGHALFTLVEMITGKKLSDKAAGYVQTAGMVILLTLMAFTFGKDIYQWIMDVLAKK from the coding sequence ATGATTCAATTTGCACAAATAATCTTTATTCTTTCCGTATTAGTTATTCTTCATGAATTCGGACATTATATTACTGCAAAAATGTTTAAAATGAGAGTAGAAAAATTCTACTTGTTTATGGATGCTGGATTTGCTTTAGTAAAAAAGAAAATAGGTGAAACAGAATGGGGTATTGGTTGGTTGCCATTAGGTGGATATGTGAAAATTTCTGGAATGATAGATGAGAGCATGGATACTGAGCAAATGCAATCGGAACCACAACCATGGGAATTTAGATCGAAACCAGCTTGGCAACGTTTAATTGTGATGTTAGGAGGTATTATTGTTAATATTCTTTTAGCATGGTTGATATATACTGTAATGTATGCTTCTGTAGGTCAAAAATATATTTCCTCTGAAATATTACAACAAAATGGATTAGCATTTGGTGAAGTAGGAGAAAAAGTAGGTTTCAAAAACGGTGATAAAATTATTTCAGTTGATGGAAAGTTGCAACCAAAATTCAATTGGTTAATTGTAGATGTGTTATTAAGTAACGAAGTTGTTGTTGAAAGAGACGGAAAACAAGTTAAGTTACATTTAACAGACGAACAAATTGGAGAAATATTAGGTTCAGAAGGGAAAAACTTTGTGAAACCTAGATTTGAAATTTCGGAAGGTATTACCATTGATAGTATCAGTTCAAAATCAACTTTTAAAGTTGGCGATCAAATCAAAGGAATTAAAGAACAAAAGTTTATTTATTTTGATCAAATTAAAGATTATCTAAAAGCAAATAAAAATAAATCAGTTGATTTTGTTATCACTAGAAATGCGAAAGATACGGTAATTTCTGTGCCTGTTAATAAAGAGGGTTCTATTGGGATAGGTGAAACGGTTTTTCCTAATATGAGAACAAGACTTTTAGATGTTTATGTGCAAGAAGTAGAATCGGGTTCCAATGCAGAAAAAGCAGGATTGCAAAATAAAGATGGTATTGTTGGGGTTCAAGGGCAAAAAATTAAAACTTTAAATGAGTTTACAGATTATTTAAAGTTGAATAAAAATAAAGATATAATTTTACAGGTAGTTCGTGATGGCGTTGCTATGGACGTTGTAACTAAAGTAAATGAAAAAGGAAAATTAGGTATTATGTTCAATGCACTTGATAAAAAACAGTATCAAGTAATTAATCATTTGTCTATTTCTGAGGCGATTCCAGCAGCAATTAACGAATCTTGGCAAATGTTGGTGTATAATGTAAAACAGTTTAAACTGATTTTAAAACCAAAAACGGGAGCTTACAAACAAATTAAAAGTCCAATTGGTATAGCAAGACAATTGCCAGAAACTTGGGATTGGGAGTTCGTTTGGAATTTTACAGCGTTATTTTCAATTGGTTTAGCCTTTATGAACTTGTTACCAATACCAGGATTGGATGGCGGTCATGCTTTATTTACCCTTGTGGAAATGATAACTGGAAAAAAATTATCAGACAAAGCAGCAGGCTATGTTCAAACAGCTGGAATGGTTATCTTGTTGACTTTGATGGCCTTTACGTTTGGGAAGGACATTTATCAATGGATAATGGACGTACTGGCAAAAAAATAA
- a CDS encoding JAB domain-containing protein, which yields MEVAEIKVSYSNTNPDRVQVTNSQKIFEVIMKHWDLDILEYQEQMKVILLNRANIVLGIYEMSKGGISGTVVDIRIILGVALKCNASAIILVHNHPSGKLVPSEPDKAITKRLKEACNLLEVYLLDHLIISRFGYYSFADEGTL from the coding sequence ATGGAAGTAGCTGAAATTAAAGTTTCCTATTCAAATACTAATCCTGATAGAGTTCAAGTCACAAATAGCCAAAAGATATTTGAAGTGATTATGAAACATTGGGATTTAGATATTTTGGAGTATCAGGAACAAATGAAAGTAATATTGCTCAATAGGGCAAATATTGTATTAGGCATCTATGAGATGTCTAAAGGAGGTATATCAGGAACAGTAGTAGATATTAGAATTATTTTAGGTGTGGCTTTAAAATGCAATGCATCAGCTATTATTTTAGTACACAATCATCCAAGTGGTAAGTTAGTCCCAAGTGAACCTGATAAAGCTATTACAAAAAGATTAAAAGAAGCTTGTAATTTGCTTGAGGTGTATTTACTAGACCATTTAATTATATCAAGATTTGGGTATTACAGCTTTGCAGATGAGGGTACTTTATAA
- a CDS encoding DUF5131 family protein, whose amino-acid sequence MAKATKISWTDSTWNPWKGCTKVSKACIGCYMDRSMSRNGENSKIVFKQESEFNRPLEEWKTGRKIFTCSMSDFFHHSADEWRNDAWEIIKKTPHHTYLILTKRPERIKDHLPDDWCKELYSHVWLGVTVEHQDTVHRIHTLGEIPCEIKWVSFEPLLGEIYLEKKELEIIQWGVIGGMSGYSTGEFKYEKTEKSWFLSLMYQLRSYNIPIFFKQLGTYYHYHEFKVADWAGEKYCKNFPSRFQIRQYPKYNYGEVEINNSKINK is encoded by the coding sequence ATGGCAAAGGCAACAAAAATTAGTTGGACAGACTCAACATGGAATCCTTGGAAAGGATGTACAAAAGTATCAAAAGCTTGTATTGGATGTTATATGGATAGGTCAATGTCTAGAAACGGGGAAAACTCAAAAATAGTTTTTAAACAAGAGTCTGAATTTAATAGACCACTTGAAGAATGGAAAACAGGAAGAAAAATATTTACCTGTTCAATGAGTGATTTCTTTCATCATAGTGCTGATGAATGGAGAAATGATGCTTGGGAAATAATCAAAAAAACACCGCATCACACTTATTTAATTTTAACAAAGAGACCTGAAAGAATAAAAGACCATTTACCTGATGATTGGTGTAAAGAACTTTATTCTCATGTTTGGTTAGGTGTAACAGTGGAACATCAAGATACTGTTCACAGAATTCACACCTTAGGGGAAATTCCATGTGAGATAAAATGGGTGTCATTTGAACCATTACTAGGAGAAATTTATCTTGAGAAAAAAGAATTAGAAATAATTCAATGGGGAGTAATTGGTGGAATGTCAGGTTATTCAACGGGAGAGTTCAAATATGAAAAAACCGAAAAAAGTTGGTTTTTATCTTTAATGTACCAATTAAGAAGTTATAATATTCCAATATTCTTCAAACAACTTGGAACCTATTACCATTACCATGAGTTTAAAGTAGCTGATTGGGCAGGAGAAAAATATTGTAAAAACTTCCCTAGTAGGTTTCAAATTAGACAATATCCAAAATATAACTACGGAGAAGTAGAAATTAATAATTCAAAAATCAACAAATAA
- a CDS encoding M1 family aminopeptidase: MKKITQILFSLSFLFGFTQTNQVEFDNMVEAEMKSAASTMSVQVNPNTQNYDITYHELRFTVDPNNTTPYITGAVKTTFTALSNMNTVTFDMATALVVSSVTMNSTNLTFTQANYELVINLPATLAAGNSATVTINYAGSPPQGEGAFTRSTHSGTPIIFTLSEPYGARDWWPCKQDLNDKVNLIDVYITAPSAYSSVANGVQQSVTTVGANKTTYFRHSYPIPAYLVAIAVTNYQVYNQQGGLGTLASPYFPIVNYLYPESYASATSATQLGTTPTIINLFESLLEPYPFRNEKYGHAQFGWGGGMEHTTVSFMGSFGRDLIAHEMAHQWFGDKITCGTWKDIWLNEGLTEYMSGLVYENLDGPASFVSWKNSKIASITSQPAGYVYLQDSDLTNVNRIFSSRLTYNKGSMITHMLRWKMGDAAFFQALKNYLADPSLAYGYAITANLKSHLENVYGGSLSEFFNDWLYNQGYPTYAITAQNWGAGQARITVNQTQSDPSVTFFEMPLQIRLTGAGGLTHDVVVDNTTNGQQFIVSVPFTVTGVEFDPNRHIISKNNTATLGNDTFELEKAISLFPVPSNSELHIQFPTTVELEKVEIFNSLGQLVSTHQTRDMDVSMLSSGMHWAKITTSEGVFHKNFIKK, from the coding sequence ATCTTATTTTCATTATCTTTTTTATTTGGTTTTACTCAAACAAATCAAGTAGAATTTGATAATATGGTTGAAGCTGAAATGAAATCAGCGGCTTCAACTATGAGTGTTCAAGTAAATCCGAATACGCAAAACTATGACATTACCTACCATGAATTGCGTTTTACTGTGGATCCAAACAATACCACTCCGTATATTACAGGAGCTGTAAAAACAACTTTTACGGCATTGTCAAATATGAACACGGTTACTTTTGATATGGCTACGGCATTAGTGGTAAGTTCAGTAACTATGAATAGTACGAATTTAACTTTTACCCAAGCCAATTATGAATTAGTAATAAATTTACCCGCTACTTTAGCTGCTGGTAATAGTGCCACAGTTACTATTAATTATGCAGGTTCACCACCGCAAGGAGAAGGGGCTTTTACGAGAAGTACTCATAGTGGTACACCTATAATTTTTACGCTATCAGAGCCCTATGGAGCACGTGATTGGTGGCCTTGTAAACAAGATTTAAATGACAAAGTTAACCTAATTGATGTTTACATAACGGCTCCCTCTGCTTATTCTAGTGTGGCTAATGGTGTGCAACAAAGTGTAACGACTGTAGGGGCAAATAAAACAACTTATTTTAGACATAGTTATCCTATTCCTGCTTATTTAGTTGCTATTGCAGTGACCAATTATCAGGTGTATAATCAGCAAGGCGGCTTAGGTACGTTAGCAAGTCCTTATTTTCCAATTGTAAATTATTTATATCCAGAATCTTACGCGTCTGCTACCTCTGCCACTCAATTGGGTACTACTCCAACTATTATCAATTTATTTGAATCACTATTAGAGCCTTATCCCTTTAGAAATGAAAAATATGGACACGCTCAATTTGGTTGGGGTGGCGGAATGGAACATACTACAGTGTCATTTATGGGAAGTTTTGGTAGAGATTTAATTGCACACGAAATGGCGCACCAATGGTTTGGAGATAAAATTACTTGCGGTACTTGGAAGGATATTTGGTTAAATGAAGGTTTAACAGAATATATGTCGGGTTTAGTGTATGAAAATCTTGATGGGCCGGCTTCATTTGTGTCGTGGAAAAACAGTAAAATAGCAAGTATCACATCACAACCAGCAGGTTATGTTTACTTGCAAGATTCTGATTTAACCAATGTAAATAGAATATTTTCTAGTCGTTTAACCTATAACAAAGGTTCAATGATTACACATATGTTGCGCTGGAAAATGGGAGACGCCGCATTTTTTCAAGCTTTAAAAAATTATTTAGCAGACCCTTCATTAGCTTATGGTTATGCCATTACTGCAAATTTAAAATCACATTTAGAAAATGTTTACGGAGGAAGTTTGTCGGAGTTTTTTAATGATTGGTTATACAATCAAGGGTATCCAACGTATGCTATTACCGCACAAAATTGGGGGGCAGGTCAAGCAAGAATTACAGTAAACCAAACACAATCCGATCCAAGTGTAACTTTTTTCGAAATGCCATTGCAAATTAGATTAACAGGTGCTGGAGGGTTGACACATGATGTGGTGGTGGATAATACAACAAACGGGCAACAATTTATTGTTTCGGTTCCTTTTACGGTTACAGGTGTTGAATTTGACCCTAATAGACACATAATTTCAAAAAACAATACCGCAACATTAGGGAATGATACTTTTGAATTAGAGAAAGCCATTTCTTTGTTTCCAGTTCCTAGTAATTCGGAATTACACATTCAATTTCCTACTACTGTTGAATTAGAAAAGGTTGAAATTTTTAATTCTTTAGGGCAATTAGTTTCTACACATCAAACTAGAGACATGGATGTGTCAATGTTATCTTCAGGAATGCATTGGGCTAAAATAACTACTTCAGAGGGTGTATTTCATAAAAATTTTATAAAAAAATAG
- a CDS encoding helix-turn-helix domain-containing protein: MDKEQELQKFGKKIKDIRELKGLTQAQLAHKINKDRESIARLERGGINPTYLYLMEVCEGLEITMEELMKSNNFEL, translated from the coding sequence ATGGATAAAGAACAAGAACTTCAAAAGTTTGGTAAAAAAATTAAAGATATAAGGGAGTTAAAAGGTTTGACTCAAGCTCAGCTTGCGCATAAGATTAATAAAGATAGAGAGTCAATAGCAAGATTAGAGAGAGGTGGCATAAATCCAACTTACCTTTACTTAATGGAAGTTTGTGAAGGTCTTGAAATTACAATGGAGGAATTAATGAAATCGAATAATTTTGAATTATAA